A single Penaeus chinensis breed Huanghai No. 1 chromosome 7, ASM1920278v2, whole genome shotgun sequence DNA region contains:
- the LOC125027534 gene encoding juvenile hormone esterase-like isoform X2, producing MATVRILSLTLLTWAAQGVGCVGGERPVVSLPLGKLIGREEESTDGRPFYSFYSIPFAEPPLGRLRFRDPEPSAGWEGARDASAAPPPCVQIPFSATETGDASVIGSEDCLYLSVFTRQPNVPDARLPVMVYIHGGGYFAGSADKYPPHVLLNEDIVMVSLQYRLGIMGFLSTEDSVIPGNFGLKDQALGLRWTKENIRFFGGDASRITVFGISAGAASVHFLVLSPSTDGFFQRAILQSGAAVCPWSLGRAHRETAHRIAARHGCPAHEGSRKVLQCLQGVAAEEVVATLVEFFEFLHVPLVMGPRVDGDFLPDEPEVLLKEGRHKKVDLISGITAHDGGLFAFGLYGHQERLEHFRRHFPSSGSVALDFHPEDDAPLELTRKVFEFYLGDAEVGVGNADQVVKMFTDRTFAVCHDLTLLHHARSARGAHRSFAYEFAHRGDHSLGDAFDAPFGRHWVTHADDAFYFFTGGGTWQPLTSSEDLAVRNIVTSLWANFAATGDPTPDDSLGFKWAAANETQLHYLSLTPTPTMQDDSRRQVRDFFGGLATRQTRLLRAGGRGGAEGGARGQEDDKSLEKEEL from the exons ATGGCAACGGTCAG GATCTTGTCCCTCACACTACTGACGTGGGCGGCGCAAGGCgtgggctgtgtgggcggagagAGACCCGTGGTCAGCCTACCCCTTGGAAAACTCATCGGGCGTGAAGAGGAATCCACGGACGGGCGGCCGTTTTACTCGTTCTATTCCATTCCCTTCGCCGAACCGCCCTTGGGACGGCTTCGGTTCAGG GACCCCGAGCCGAGCGCAGGCTGGGAGGGCGCGAGGGACGCCTCCGCCGCCCCCCCGCCGTGCGTGCAGATCCCCTTCTCCGCCACCGAGACGGGGGACGCCTCCGTCATCGGCTCAGAAGACTGCCTCTACCTCAGTGTCTTCACGCGACAG CCAAACGTTCCCGACGCCCGCCTCCCTGTCATGGTGTACATCCACGGGGGCGGGTACTTCGCAGGCAGCGCTGACAAGTACCCGCCTCATGTCTTGCTCAATGAGGATATTGTTATGGTATCGCTACAGTATCGGCTTGGTATCATGG GATTCCTATCGACGGAGGACTCAGTGATCCCCGGGAACTTCGGCTTGAAGGACCAGGCGCTAGGACTCCGCTGGACGAAGGAGAACATCCGCTTTTTCGGCGGGGATGCCTCGCGGATCACCGTCTTCGGGATCAGCGCCGGGGCGGCCTCGGTGCACTTCCTGGTCCTCTCGCCCAGCACGGACG gATTCTTCCAGAGAGCCATCCTCCAGTCAGGGGCGGCCGTGTGTCCCTGGTCCCTTGGGCGTGCGCATCGCGAGACCGCCCACCGCATCGCCGCCCGCCATGGCTGCCCCGCCCACGAAGGCTCGCGAAAGGTTCTGCAATGTCTCCAAGGCGTCGCTGCCGAAGAAGTTGTGGCGACTTTAGTGGAGTTTTTT gaatTCCTCCACGTGCCGCTGGTGATGGGGCCTCGCGTGGACGGAGACTTCCTGCCTGACGAGCCGGAGGTCCTGCTCAAGGAAGGAAGGCACAAGAAGGTGGACTTGATCTCGGGAATCACAGCTCATGATGGCGGCCTCTTCGCGTTCG GCTTGTACGGCCACCAAGAACGCCTCGAACACTTCCGTCGGCATTTCCCCTCGTCCGGATCCGTGGCCCTTGACTTCCACCCCGAGGACGACGCGCCGCTCGAACTCACGCGAAAAGTGTTCGAATTTTACTTGGGAGACGCCGAGGTGGGAGTTGGCAACGCTGATCAGGTGGTTAAG ATGTTCACCGACCGGACCTTCGCCGTCTGCCACGACCTGACCCTCCTGCACCACGCCCGCAGTGCCCGCGGCGCCCACCGGTCCTTCGCCTACGAGTTCGCCCACCGAGGGGACCACTCCCTCGGGGATGCCTTCGACGCCCCCTTCGGCAGGCACT GGGTGACCCACGCGGATGATGCCTTTTACTTCTTCACGGGTGGAGGCACCTGGCAACCCCTCACCAGCAGTGAGGATCTGGCTGTGAGGAACATCGTGACGTCACTATGGGCCAACTTTGCTGCTACTGG cgaCCCAACACCCGATGACTCCCTCGGCTTCAAGTGGGCGGCGGCGAACGAGACACAGCTGCACTACCTgtccctcacgcccacgcccacgatgCAGGACGACTCGCGGCGCCAG GTGCGGGATTTCTTCGGCGGCCTCGCCACGCGGCAGACCCGTCTCCTGAGGGCGGGCGGACGAGGGGGCGCCGAGGGAGGGGCACGGGGACAGGAAGACGATAAATCCTTAGAAAAGGAAGAATTGTAA
- the LOC125027534 gene encoding esterase E4-like isoform X1: MATVSLPYRCRILSLTLLTWAAQGVGCVGGERPVVSLPLGKLIGREEESTDGRPFYSFYSIPFAEPPLGRLRFRDPEPSAGWEGARDASAAPPPCVQIPFSATETGDASVIGSEDCLYLSVFTRQPNVPDARLPVMVYIHGGGYFAGSADKYPPHVLLNEDIVMVSLQYRLGIMGFLSTEDSVIPGNFGLKDQALGLRWTKENIRFFGGDASRITVFGISAGAASVHFLVLSPSTDGFFQRAILQSGAAVCPWSLGRAHRETAHRIAARHGCPAHEGSRKVLQCLQGVAAEEVVATLVEFFEFLHVPLVMGPRVDGDFLPDEPEVLLKEGRHKKVDLISGITAHDGGLFAFGLYGHQERLEHFRRHFPSSGSVALDFHPEDDAPLELTRKVFEFYLGDAEVGVGNADQVVKMFTDRTFAVCHDLTLLHHARSARGAHRSFAYEFAHRGDHSLGDAFDAPFGRHWVTHADDAFYFFTGGGTWQPLTSSEDLAVRNIVTSLWANFAATGDPTPDDSLGFKWAAANETQLHYLSLTPTPTMQDDSRRQVRDFFGGLATRQTRLLRAGGRGGAEGGARGQEDDKSLEKEEL, encoded by the exons ATGGCAACGGTCAG TCTCCCTTATCGCTGTAGGATCTTGTCCCTCACACTACTGACGTGGGCGGCGCAAGGCgtgggctgtgtgggcggagagAGACCCGTGGTCAGCCTACCCCTTGGAAAACTCATCGGGCGTGAAGAGGAATCCACGGACGGGCGGCCGTTTTACTCGTTCTATTCCATTCCCTTCGCCGAACCGCCCTTGGGACGGCTTCGGTTCAGG GACCCCGAGCCGAGCGCAGGCTGGGAGGGCGCGAGGGACGCCTCCGCCGCCCCCCCGCCGTGCGTGCAGATCCCCTTCTCCGCCACCGAGACGGGGGACGCCTCCGTCATCGGCTCAGAAGACTGCCTCTACCTCAGTGTCTTCACGCGACAG CCAAACGTTCCCGACGCCCGCCTCCCTGTCATGGTGTACATCCACGGGGGCGGGTACTTCGCAGGCAGCGCTGACAAGTACCCGCCTCATGTCTTGCTCAATGAGGATATTGTTATGGTATCGCTACAGTATCGGCTTGGTATCATGG GATTCCTATCGACGGAGGACTCAGTGATCCCCGGGAACTTCGGCTTGAAGGACCAGGCGCTAGGACTCCGCTGGACGAAGGAGAACATCCGCTTTTTCGGCGGGGATGCCTCGCGGATCACCGTCTTCGGGATCAGCGCCGGGGCGGCCTCGGTGCACTTCCTGGTCCTCTCGCCCAGCACGGACG gATTCTTCCAGAGAGCCATCCTCCAGTCAGGGGCGGCCGTGTGTCCCTGGTCCCTTGGGCGTGCGCATCGCGAGACCGCCCACCGCATCGCCGCCCGCCATGGCTGCCCCGCCCACGAAGGCTCGCGAAAGGTTCTGCAATGTCTCCAAGGCGTCGCTGCCGAAGAAGTTGTGGCGACTTTAGTGGAGTTTTTT gaatTCCTCCACGTGCCGCTGGTGATGGGGCCTCGCGTGGACGGAGACTTCCTGCCTGACGAGCCGGAGGTCCTGCTCAAGGAAGGAAGGCACAAGAAGGTGGACTTGATCTCGGGAATCACAGCTCATGATGGCGGCCTCTTCGCGTTCG GCTTGTACGGCCACCAAGAACGCCTCGAACACTTCCGTCGGCATTTCCCCTCGTCCGGATCCGTGGCCCTTGACTTCCACCCCGAGGACGACGCGCCGCTCGAACTCACGCGAAAAGTGTTCGAATTTTACTTGGGAGACGCCGAGGTGGGAGTTGGCAACGCTGATCAGGTGGTTAAG ATGTTCACCGACCGGACCTTCGCCGTCTGCCACGACCTGACCCTCCTGCACCACGCCCGCAGTGCCCGCGGCGCCCACCGGTCCTTCGCCTACGAGTTCGCCCACCGAGGGGACCACTCCCTCGGGGATGCCTTCGACGCCCCCTTCGGCAGGCACT GGGTGACCCACGCGGATGATGCCTTTTACTTCTTCACGGGTGGAGGCACCTGGCAACCCCTCACCAGCAGTGAGGATCTGGCTGTGAGGAACATCGTGACGTCACTATGGGCCAACTTTGCTGCTACTGG cgaCCCAACACCCGATGACTCCCTCGGCTTCAAGTGGGCGGCGGCGAACGAGACACAGCTGCACTACCTgtccctcacgcccacgcccacgatgCAGGACGACTCGCGGCGCCAG GTGCGGGATTTCTTCGGCGGCCTCGCCACGCGGCAGACCCGTCTCCTGAGGGCGGGCGGACGAGGGGGCGCCGAGGGAGGGGCACGGGGACAGGAAGACGATAAATCCTTAGAAAAGGAAGAATTGTAA